The proteins below are encoded in one region of Sedimentibacter sp. zth1:
- a CDS encoding putative ABC transporter permease: protein MFVKSEDKESHIYDSCIEESMSIRICKLFLLFFATSMLGWIVETLYGVTYVGFTDRGLLVMPICPIYGVAFVIIKLILKTPETSYWNSLSCKINSNKTKFKYYISQIITYVLYFICATILTTLIELIIGLIIEKYCGVRLWDYTNMKYNLFGFVTPRFSIYWGLMATLFMTFVYPKLKEKVDTISYISLKKITSLILIILVIDITFSFGYMIKYGEHFILFKDFKLI from the coding sequence AGGAAAGTCATATATATGATAGTTGTATAGAAGAATCAATGAGTATTAGAATTTGCAAGCTGTTTTTGTTGTTTTTTGCGACTTCCATGTTAGGATGGATTGTTGAAACTTTATATGGGGTAACCTATGTTGGTTTTACAGATAGAGGATTGTTGGTTATGCCAATTTGCCCTATATACGGCGTGGCTTTTGTGATTATTAAATTGATTTTAAAAACACCCGAAACATCATATTGGAATAGCTTATCTTGTAAAATAAATAGCAATAAAACGAAATTTAAGTATTATATATCACAAATCATAACTTATGTATTATATTTTATTTGTGCAACAATTTTAACAACATTAATTGAGTTAATTATTGGTTTAATTATAGAAAAATATTGTGGTGTAAGATTATGGGATTATACTAATATGAAATACAATTTGTTTGGATTTGTAACACCTAGATTTTCTATTTATTGGGGTCTTATGGCTACATTGTTTATGACATTTGTGTATCCTAAATTAAAAGAAAAAGTTGATACTATATCATATATAAGCTTAAAAAAAATTACTAGCTTAATTTTAATAATTTTGGTAATTGATATAACGTTTAGTTTTGGTTATATGATTAAATATGGTGAACATTTTATATTATTTAAAGATTTTAAGTTAATTTAA